Proteins from a genomic interval of Clostridium sp. 'deep sea':
- a CDS encoding peptidyl-prolyl cis-trans isomerase, giving the protein MIIDFAKKNIIALTLTAILLMLVIVSLIMGIKWVAYINNNDIVAYTKSHDEQLNLGGLLISRSNRQSIEKCYNVFYDLLLKDPINQKRDTTVQIFQEYLNSILVEADTIANNLLSQKEITNEQEKLFLLVMEQAKRKNIQLTDLYKKHKTNEDELKSCLHKQAILRLAKNMLGEKQVNDEEAHKFYIDNQNQYITPPKVQAVIITLKNQDQAQIVWNDIKSGSDFFEVLVKYNKQFSLADNTLKLWVKKGQLDINLEKAIFDMEIGEKRGIVTTGEGYHIIKVENVVKSQLLEFEAVKDIVKADIKELYVISKWKEYITQLRAKTRIIVWR; this is encoded by the coding sequence ATGATAATAGATTTTGCTAAAAAGAACATTATAGCTTTAACATTAACGGCTATTTTACTTATGCTAGTTATTGTATCTTTAATTATGGGAATTAAATGGGTTGCCTATATTAATAATAATGATATAGTAGCCTATACTAAATCTCATGATGAGCAACTAAATTTAGGAGGCTTATTAATAAGTCGCTCTAATAGACAAAGTATCGAAAAATGCTATAACGTATTTTATGATTTACTGCTTAAAGATCCTATAAACCAAAAAAGAGATACAACTGTGCAAATATTTCAGGAATATCTTAACTCTATATTGGTAGAAGCGGACACTATTGCAAATAATCTATTATCCCAAAAAGAAATTACTAATGAACAAGAAAAATTATTTTTATTAGTTATGGAACAAGCTAAAAGAAAAAATATACAGTTAACGGACTTATATAAAAAACATAAAACTAATGAAGATGAATTAAAATCATGCTTGCATAAACAAGCAATTTTAAGATTAGCTAAAAACATGCTTGGTGAAAAGCAAGTTAATGACGAGGAGGCTCATAAATTCTATATTGACAACCAAAATCAATATATAACTCCCCCCAAAGTTCAAGCAGTAATAATTACTCTTAAAAATCAAGATCAAGCTCAAATAGTTTGGAATGATATCAAAAGTGGCAGTGATTTTTTTGAAGTTTTAGTTAAGTATAATAAGCAATTTTCCTTAGCAGATAATACTCTAAAACTATGGGTTAAGAAAGGTCAACTTGATATTAATTTGGAAAAGGCAATATTTGACATGGAGATAGGAGAAAAAAGAGGAATTGTTACCACAGGTGAAGGGTATCATATTATTAAAGTTGAGAATGTAGTTAAATCACAGTTGCTGGAGTTTGAGGCAGTTAAAGATATAGTTAAAGCCGACATAAAAGAGCTCTATGTAATTAGCAAATGGAAAGAATATATTACTCAACTTCGTGCTAAAACAAGAATAATTGTTTGGCGCTGA
- a CDS encoding stage V sporulation T C-terminal domain-containing protein — MKATGIVRRIDDLGRVVIPKEIRRTMRIREGDPLEVFVDREGSVILRKYSPIGELSEFSLEYGEALFETTGKPVMITDRDSVIAVAGGVKDLKGKRIGPQADAAMENRKKLEIKVANDAYEFNGGLLQHVSNEYTYYQALLVPIVSQGQPVGSVIFFTRDKQSQLTEIELKLAETAAAFLGKQMAD; from the coding sequence ATGAAAGCAACTGGGATAGTACGTCGTATTGATGATTTAGGCCGGGTAGTTATTCCTAAAGAAATTCGCCGTACCATGCGTATTCGTGAGGGAGATCCTCTAGAGGTTTTTGTAGATCGAGAAGGATCCGTAATTTTAAGAAAATACTCACCAATAGGCGAATTATCTGAATTTTCATTAGAGTATGGTGAGGCATTATTTGAAACAACTGGTAAGCCAGTTATGATAACAGATAGAGACTCTGTAATTGCTGTAGCAGGTGGAGTTAAAGACCTAAAAGGTAAACGAATAGGTCCACAGGCCGATGCAGCTATGGAGAACAGAAAAAAACTAGAGATAAAAGTAGCTAATGATGCCTATGAGTTTAATGGTGGTTTACTACAACATGTAAGTAATGAGTATACATACTACCAAGCATTATTAGTACCTATTGTCTCACAAGGACAACCTGTTGGATCAGTAATTTTCTTTACCCGAGATAAACAAAGTCAACTAACTGAAATTGAACTTAAATTAGCCGAAACAGCTGCAGCATTTTTAGGAAAACAAATGGCCGATTAA
- a CDS encoding polysaccharide biosynthesis protein: MSKQTKKSLVRNAAILSFGALFCRVLGALYRIPLYRLINAEGIGLYATGYSIYAMLFAISATGIPVAISKLVSEETSKNRMGEVKRIFSLATILITTIGFVVTIALIITAPLIAKLNGDPRVVYPLVAIAPAIFLVALMASIRGFFQGLQIMWPTAISQIVEQVVRIIAVLLLAWYTIKLNSSIEITAASATFGSTIGSLFGLIVIVVIYFVYKSKINKRIKGNPKTSKLSNKQLIKRILAYAIPITLGAMIIPVMNGIDTILVKNRLISIGYTIKDATKMYGNLSGGAMPLVNLPSTIANGLAASLVPAISIANLHGRKKEVKAKSELAIKLILIVGLPAAAGLSLLSKPISMMLYKNIAPGILLELAAFAVVFLTLQQACTGILQGLGHTKIPVINLTIGAIIKLVLNYFLIAIPAINIKGAAISTIIAYGVASILNFRSVTKMVGLKIKWKDMIIRPLLATALMTLVTSFSYNYVSSLGISNLIATLLSVGLGVGFFGIGVILTKCFTESELNMIPYVGNTIIAIASKLKLLRKE; the protein is encoded by the coding sequence TTGAGTAAACAAACAAAAAAATCACTAGTAAGAAATGCAGCTATTCTATCATTTGGAGCGTTATTTTGTAGAGTATTGGGCGCTCTTTATAGAATACCTTTATATAGACTTATCAATGCAGAAGGTATTGGCTTGTATGCGACAGGATATAGTATATATGCCATGTTATTTGCTATTTCAGCAACGGGTATACCTGTAGCAATTTCTAAGTTAGTATCAGAAGAGACATCTAAAAACAGAATGGGCGAAGTAAAAAGAATATTTAGCTTAGCCACAATTTTAATAACCACGATTGGTTTTGTAGTAACAATTGCACTCATAATAACTGCTCCTTTAATAGCAAAATTAAATGGAGACCCCAGAGTTGTCTATCCCTTGGTGGCAATAGCCCCTGCGATATTTTTAGTGGCTTTAATGGCATCAATAAGAGGTTTTTTTCAAGGTCTGCAAATTATGTGGCCAACTGCAATTTCCCAAATTGTAGAACAAGTAGTACGAATTATAGCTGTGCTATTATTGGCATGGTACACCATTAAGCTAAATTCCAGTATAGAGATAACAGCCGCATCTGCTACTTTTGGCTCAACTATAGGTTCGCTATTTGGACTTATTGTGATAGTAGTTATCTATTTTGTTTATAAATCTAAAATTAATAAAAGAATTAAAGGCAACCCTAAAACAAGTAAACTCTCAAACAAACAACTTATTAAACGAATTTTAGCATACGCCATTCCAATTACCTTAGGAGCAATGATAATCCCTGTAATGAACGGTATTGATACTATATTAGTTAAAAATAGACTAATTAGTATTGGATATACTATAAAAGATGCTACTAAAATGTATGGAAACTTATCTGGTGGAGCCATGCCTTTAGTAAACTTGCCTTCTACCATAGCTAATGGGCTTGCCGCAAGCTTAGTACCTGCTATTTCAATTGCTAATCTGCATGGTAGAAAAAAAGAAGTAAAAGCTAAATCAGAGCTAGCAATTAAGCTAATTTTAATAGTTGGGTTACCTGCTGCGGCAGGCCTAAGCTTATTATCTAAACCTATTTCAATGATGTTATATAAAAATATTGCTCCTGGCATACTTTTAGAATTAGCTGCCTTTGCTGTAGTATTTTTAACACTGCAACAGGCCTGTACTGGTATATTACAAGGCCTTGGTCACACAAAAATTCCAGTAATTAATCTAACAATTGGTGCCATTATTAAGCTTGTACTTAATTATTTTTTAATAGCAATTCCTGCAATTAATATTAAAGGAGCTGCAATATCAACTATTATAGCTTATGGTGTTGCCTCTATATTAAACTTTAGGTCTGTTACTAAAATGGTTGGGTTGAAAATTAAGTGGAAAGACATGATCATAAGGCCTCTATTGGCAACAGCGTTAATGACATTAGTAACGTCATTTAGTTATAATTATGTCTCTTCTTTAGGAATATCAAACCTTATAGCTACATTATTATCTGTGGGGCTTGGGGTTGGTTTTTTTGGAATAGGTGTTATTCTAACAAAGTGTTTTACAGAGTCCGAACTTAATATGATACCGTATGTAGGAAATACGATAATAGCTATAGCTAGTAAGCTAAAACTGCTAAGAAAAGAGTAA